From Salinibacterium sp. ZJ450, one genomic window encodes:
- a CDS encoding ABC transporter ATP-binding protein produces MSADSMGVDSRGLAVRGVRMSLGGRSIIDGVDLIAPAGSVTALVGPNGAGKTTLLRGVAGLLPLSAGSVWFGGDDLLGLSRRARARVVAVVEQELSTEASLSVRDAVELGRTPHRPLLAASAGDDAAVVTEALATVGMEGFADRQLESLSGGERQRVHLARALAQQPRLMLLDEPTNHLDIRAQLSTLALLRRLARNSVTVIAALHDLTLAATYADHVVVLTEGRVVASGPPGDVLTAPVIHDVYGVQATVLQHPGTGRPVIAFAPEEDS; encoded by the coding sequence ATGAGCGCCGACTCGATGGGCGTTGATTCGAGGGGCCTTGCCGTCCGCGGCGTGCGGATGAGCCTCGGCGGCCGCAGCATCATCGACGGCGTCGACCTGATCGCGCCAGCAGGCTCGGTGACCGCTCTGGTCGGGCCGAACGGTGCGGGCAAGACCACCCTGTTGCGCGGGGTGGCGGGCCTGCTGCCGCTGTCCGCCGGCAGCGTGTGGTTCGGCGGCGACGACCTGCTCGGGCTCAGCCGACGGGCCCGCGCTCGGGTGGTCGCGGTGGTCGAGCAGGAGCTCAGCACCGAAGCCAGCCTGAGCGTGCGCGACGCGGTTGAACTCGGCCGGACTCCGCATCGGCCACTGCTGGCCGCATCCGCCGGCGACGATGCCGCGGTGGTGACCGAGGCGCTGGCCACGGTGGGCATGGAGGGTTTCGCCGACCGGCAGCTCGAGTCGTTATCCGGCGGGGAACGGCAGCGCGTGCACCTGGCGCGGGCGCTTGCCCAGCAGCCGCGGCTGATGCTGCTCGACGAGCCAACGAACCATCTCGACATCCGGGCGCAACTGTCGACGCTCGCGCTGCTGCGCCGGCTGGCCCGCAACTCGGTGACGGTGATCGCCGCGCTGCACGACCTCACCCTCGCCGCCACCTACGCCGACCACGTCGTGGTGCTGACCGAGGGCCGCGTGGTCGCGTCTGGCCCACCCGGCGACGTGCTGACCGCACCGGTCATCCACGACGTGTATGGCGTGCAGGCGACCGTGTTGCAGCATCCCGGGACCGGCCGTCCGGTCATCGCATTCGCCCCAGAGGAGGACTCGTGA
- a CDS encoding iron-siderophore ABC transporter substrate-binding protein yields the protein MTVRPLAIVAALAASMLAITGCAAATPSDVDSTSGGGDFSPVSIEHAFGETEISAAPERVVTLGWGSTDAALALGVVPVAMEAQSYGGDENGVLPWVAEKLDELGEETPTVIPESTEAPAYEQIAEAAPDLILAVYSGITEEQYALLSEIAPTVAYPDEAWSTPWRDVISTVGDALGKSAEADVVLDEIAAVVDEQAAAHPELKGKTVAAVWDVGGTFYVYKEADSRVQFLLDLGMVSAPAVDELASGDSTFYYTLSYEQLDKLDSDILVNFAADDAAAEAFLATSYAQAIPAVQAGTVASGHRHRTGRRGVAAHGAVAHLGHRRVRRSPRHRRGGREVASTAK from the coding sequence GTGACCGTACGTCCCCTCGCGATCGTCGCCGCTCTCGCGGCGTCGATGCTGGCCATCACCGGATGCGCCGCCGCCACCCCGTCCGACGTCGACAGCACGTCCGGCGGCGGCGACTTCAGCCCCGTCAGCATCGAGCATGCCTTCGGTGAGACCGAGATCAGCGCAGCGCCCGAACGAGTGGTGACGCTCGGCTGGGGCAGCACGGATGCCGCGCTCGCGCTCGGGGTGGTTCCGGTGGCGATGGAGGCGCAAAGCTACGGCGGCGACGAGAACGGCGTGCTGCCGTGGGTGGCCGAGAAGCTCGACGAGCTGGGGGAGGAGACCCCCACGGTGATCCCCGAATCCACCGAGGCACCCGCCTACGAGCAGATCGCCGAGGCAGCCCCTGACCTGATCCTGGCCGTCTACTCCGGCATCACCGAGGAACAGTACGCCTTGCTCAGCGAGATCGCGCCGACCGTGGCGTACCCCGACGAGGCCTGGTCGACGCCATGGCGCGACGTGATCAGCACCGTCGGCGACGCGCTTGGCAAGTCCGCCGAGGCAGACGTCGTGCTCGACGAGATCGCGGCCGTCGTCGACGAACAGGCGGCAGCGCATCCGGAGCTCAAGGGCAAGACCGTGGCGGCCGTCTGGGATGTCGGCGGAACCTTCTACGTCTACAAGGAGGCCGACTCGCGGGTGCAGTTCCTGCTCGACCTGGGCATGGTGAGTGCCCCCGCGGTGGACGAACTCGCCAGCGGCGACTCCACGTTCTACTACACGCTGAGCTATGAGCAGCTCGACAAGCTCGACAGCGACATCCTGGTGAACTTCGCCGCCGACGATGCCGCGGCCGAGGCGTTCCTCGCGACCAGCTACGCGCAGGCGATTCCCGCGGTGCAGGCGGGCACGGTGGCCTCCGGTCACCGGCACCGAACTGGTCGCCGCGGTGTCGCCGCCCACGGCGCTGTCGCTCACCTGGGGCATCGACGAGTACGTCGCAGCCCTCGCCACCGCCGCGGCGGCCGCGAAGTAGCGAGCACAGCGAAATAG
- a CDS encoding nitrilase-related carbon-nitrogen hydrolase, whose product MSVVRAAITQTTWTGDKESMIQKHEQFARDAAAQGAQVICFQELFYGPYFGITEDPKYYDYAEPADGPIVQRFAKLAKELNMVMVLPIYEEDQPGVYYNTAVVVDSDGSILGKYRKHHIPNLDKFWEKFYFRPGNLGYPVFKTAVGPIGVYICYDRHFPEGWRELGLNGAQIVFNPNATKPGLSNRLWQLEQPAAAAANGYFVAAPNRVGTEDNEYGPLAVNFYGSSQFVDPQGNLVGEYGSDSEEEVVIRDLDLDMIRQVRNNWQFYRDRRPESYTSIPKP is encoded by the coding sequence ATGTCGGTTGTACGAGCAGCGATCACTCAGACCACCTGGACCGGCGACAAGGAGTCGATGATCCAGAAGCACGAGCAGTTCGCGCGTGACGCGGCCGCCCAGGGCGCCCAGGTTATCTGCTTCCAGGAGCTGTTCTACGGTCCGTACTTCGGCATCACCGAGGACCCCAAGTACTACGACTACGCCGAGCCGGCCGACGGGCCGATCGTGCAGCGCTTCGCGAAGCTGGCCAAGGAACTCAACATGGTCATGGTGCTGCCGATCTACGAGGAGGACCAGCCCGGGGTCTACTACAACACCGCGGTGGTGGTCGACTCCGACGGCAGCATCCTCGGCAAGTACCGCAAGCACCACATCCCCAACCTCGACAAGTTCTGGGAGAAGTTCTACTTCCGGCCGGGCAACCTCGGCTATCCGGTATTCAAGACCGCCGTCGGCCCGATCGGCGTCTACATCTGTTACGACCGCCACTTCCCCGAGGGATGGCGCGAACTCGGGCTGAACGGCGCGCAAATCGTGTTCAACCCGAACGCCACCAAACCCGGGCTCTCCAACCGGCTCTGGCAACTCGAACAGCCCGCCGCAGCGGCCGCGAACGGCTACTTCGTGGCGGCCCCGAACCGCGTCGGCACCGAGGACAACGAGTACGGCCCGCTCGCCGTCAACTTCTACGGTTCGAGCCAGTTCGTCGACCCGCAGGGCAACCTGGTCGGCGAATACGGCAGCGACAGCGAGGAGGAAGTGGTCATCCGCGACCTCGACTTGGACATGATCCGGCAGGTGCGCAACAACTGGCAGTTCTACCGCGACCGCCGCCCGGAGTCCTACACGTCCATCCCGAAGCCGTAG
- a CDS encoding ABC transporter ATP-binding protein, with translation MTDVTVARKPRHTLRAENLGLAYDGRPVIQDLDLTVPDGQVTVIVGANACGKSTLLRGISRLLKPASGRVTLDGRDIHAQTAKDVARTIGILPQSPTAPEGITVADLVGRGRYPHQGWFRQWTSTDDAQVTEALRATDTAQLAGRRIEELSGGQRQRVWIAMVLAQDPDILLLDEPTTFLDVTHQIEVLDLLTDLNRSRGTTVVMVLHDLNLAARYADHIVVMAAGRIIASGPPAEVISAELVQNAFALESRVVTDPVCGAPMVVPVGRFHGGAAPAAPPG, from the coding sequence ATGACCGATGTGACAGTCGCCCGGAAGCCCCGCCACACGCTGCGCGCCGAGAACCTCGGGCTCGCCTACGACGGCCGGCCGGTCATCCAAGACCTCGATCTCACCGTTCCCGACGGGCAGGTCACCGTGATCGTGGGCGCCAACGCGTGCGGCAAATCGACCCTGCTGCGCGGCATCTCGCGGCTGCTGAAACCAGCGTCCGGCCGGGTGACACTCGACGGCCGCGACATCCACGCCCAGACCGCAAAGGACGTGGCCCGCACGATCGGCATCCTGCCGCAGTCGCCGACGGCACCGGAGGGCATCACCGTCGCCGACCTGGTCGGTCGCGGCCGGTACCCGCATCAGGGCTGGTTCCGGCAGTGGACCAGCACGGATGACGCGCAGGTCACCGAGGCGCTGCGGGCGACCGACACCGCGCAACTCGCCGGTCGACGCATCGAGGAGCTCTCCGGCGGTCAGCGCCAACGGGTGTGGATCGCCATGGTGCTGGCTCAGGATCCCGACATCCTGTTGCTGGATGAACCGACCACGTTCCTCGACGTGACCCACCAGATCGAGGTGCTCGACCTGCTCACCGACCTGAACCGCAGCCGCGGCACCACCGTCGTGATGGTGCTGCACGACCTGAACCTGGCCGCCCGCTACGCCGACCACATCGTGGTGATGGCCGCAGGGCGGATCATCGCCAGCGGACCACCGGCCGAGGTGATCTCGGCGGAACTGGTGCAGAACGCCTTCGCGCTGGAATCGCGTGTGGTCACCGACCCGGTCTGCGGGGCGCCGATGGTGGTGCCGGTGGGACGGTTCCATGGTGGGGCAGCCCCCGCTGCCCCACCAGGCTGA
- a CDS encoding putative F420-0 ABC transporter permease subunit encodes MPGTRRTPATGRRPATTWAWGLLLAAMLVASIVTAICFGAADIRPADVFASVAAHLGLGDSPLSVLRDGIVWELRLPRVLTAAAVGAGLALAGAVMQALTRNPLADPYLLGLSSGASLGAVSVLLLGLGVLLPVAAFLGALAALLCTLLLAGASGALTPTRTVLAGVAVSALAAALTSFVIFWSAQGDSFREILNWLLGSLSGADWGTVAIAGTAVLVVGVPVMFSGRLLDAFAFGDTTAAALGVNVAATRWTLLAVTALLTGAMVSVSGSIGFIGLVLPHAVRLLTGARHRVLLPLVALTGAIVLVWADTAARTLFDPRELPVGIVTAIVGAPVFAALLARRRTR; translated from the coding sequence ATGCCGGGGACCCGGCGCACACCCGCGACCGGTCGTCGCCCGGCCACCACCTGGGCGTGGGGGCTGCTGCTGGCTGCGATGCTGGTCGCGTCGATCGTGACCGCGATCTGCTTCGGCGCCGCCGACATCCGCCCGGCCGACGTGTTCGCCAGCGTGGCCGCTCACCTCGGATTGGGCGACAGTCCGCTCAGCGTGCTGCGCGACGGCATCGTGTGGGAGCTGCGGTTGCCGCGGGTGCTGACCGCGGCGGCCGTAGGCGCGGGCCTGGCGTTGGCCGGTGCGGTGATGCAGGCGCTCACCCGTAACCCGCTGGCCGACCCGTACCTGCTCGGGCTGTCATCTGGCGCGTCGCTCGGCGCGGTCAGCGTGCTGCTGCTCGGACTCGGCGTTCTGCTGCCGGTCGCCGCGTTCCTCGGGGCGTTGGCCGCCCTGCTCTGCACACTGCTGCTGGCCGGCGCATCCGGAGCACTCACGCCCACTCGCACGGTGCTCGCCGGCGTGGCCGTGTCGGCGCTCGCGGCGGCGCTGACGAGCTTCGTGATTTTCTGGTCTGCCCAGGGCGATTCCTTCCGCGAGATCCTGAACTGGCTGCTCGGCTCACTCAGCGGCGCGGACTGGGGCACGGTCGCGATCGCCGGCACGGCGGTGCTGGTCGTCGGCGTGCCGGTGATGTTCAGCGGCCGGCTGCTCGACGCGTTCGCGTTCGGGGACACCACCGCGGCCGCGCTCGGCGTGAATGTGGCCGCCACCCGCTGGACGTTGCTGGCGGTGACCGCCCTGCTCACCGGGGCGATGGTGTCGGTGAGCGGCTCGATCGGGTTCATCGGGCTCGTTCTGCCGCACGCGGTACGGTTGCTCACCGGGGCCCGGCACCGGGTGCTGCTGCCGCTGGTCGCGTTGACCGGCGCGATCGTGCTCGTCTGGGCGGACACCGCGGCGCGCACCCTGTTCGACCCTCGGGAGCTTCCGGTCGGCATCGTCACGGCGATCGTCGGCGCTCCGGTGTTCGCGGCGCTGCTGGCGCGGCGGAGAACCCGATGA
- the cofC gene encoding 2-phospho-L-lactate guanylyltransferase, with protein sequence MSALWSLVLPVKGADGKSRLALADDRLRSPLAIAFALDAIDAVLAAGSVGRVIVVTSDVAVAGALHGSRAEIVPDPGEGLNAAIRSGLAVLELAHPAGVLLADLPALTAHDLDAALAVAATHPLAMVPDADGTGTTLSTALRADALVPRFGAGSRAVHEQAGHVPIELPATSGLRRDVDSEPDLRQALALGVGRHTRAALDPASPASPE encoded by the coding sequence ATGTCAGCACTCTGGTCGCTCGTACTCCCGGTGAAGGGTGCCGACGGCAAATCACGCCTGGCCCTGGCAGACGACCGCCTGCGCTCACCGCTCGCCATCGCGTTCGCGCTAGACGCGATCGACGCGGTGCTCGCCGCCGGATCGGTCGGCCGCGTGATCGTCGTGACTTCGGATGTCGCGGTCGCCGGAGCGCTGCACGGATCAAGGGCCGAAATCGTGCCCGACCCTGGCGAGGGGTTGAACGCCGCGATCCGCTCCGGACTCGCCGTGCTCGAGCTGGCGCACCCGGCCGGGGTGCTGCTGGCTGACCTGCCCGCCCTCACCGCACATGACCTCGACGCCGCGCTCGCCGTGGCGGCCACTCACCCGCTCGCGATGGTGCCCGATGCCGATGGCACAGGAACCACCCTCAGCACCGCCCTGCGCGCCGATGCGCTCGTGCCACGGTTCGGCGCAGGATCCCGGGCCGTCCACGAGCAGGCCGGTCACGTGCCGATCGAGCTGCCCGCGACATCCGGTCTCCGCCGCGACGTCGACAGCGAACCCGACCTCCGGCAGGCGCTCGCCCTCGGCGTGGGCCGGCACACGAGAGCCGCGCTGGACCCGGCATCACCGGCATCACCCGAGTGA
- a CDS encoding putative F420-0 ABC transporter substrate-binding protein has product MSRRTLAVLSLSLGAVALSGCSAATAPASSPSTSSVAPTPVTIDNCGFEVTVERPPERILTIKSTTTEMLLALGLGDQIIGTAFPDGPVPEQWAAEAADIPVISDFAPAQEAVLDLEPDFIYAGWESNLTSDTAGERDALASLGVGSYVSPSACKEPGYKPGKLTFDLVFDEIREAGTVFGAEAAADDLVAEQQQALAALSPSTAGLTALWYSSGTDTPYVGAGIGAPQMMLEAAGLTNVAANVADTWASLGWESIIDANPDVIVLVDASWNTAASKIEMLTANPVTAQLSAVAERRFITVPFAAGEAGVRNVEAVRSILDQLAALDAR; this is encoded by the coding sequence GTGTCCCGTCGTACCCTCGCAGTTCTTTCTCTCTCCCTCGGGGCGGTGGCCCTGTCTGGCTGTTCCGCGGCGACGGCTCCCGCGTCGAGCCCGTCCACCTCGTCGGTCGCGCCCACCCCGGTGACGATCGATAACTGCGGTTTTGAGGTCACCGTCGAGCGCCCACCGGAGCGCATCCTCACCATCAAGTCGACGACCACCGAGATGCTGCTGGCCCTCGGCCTTGGAGACCAGATCATCGGCACCGCGTTCCCCGACGGGCCGGTTCCTGAGCAGTGGGCGGCCGAGGCGGCCGACATCCCGGTGATCAGTGATTTCGCTCCTGCTCAGGAGGCGGTGCTCGATCTCGAACCCGACTTCATCTACGCCGGCTGGGAGTCGAACTTGACCTCGGACACCGCGGGTGAGCGCGACGCGCTCGCGTCGCTCGGGGTGGGCAGCTATGTCTCCCCGTCCGCCTGCAAGGAGCCCGGATACAAGCCGGGGAAGCTCACCTTCGACCTGGTGTTCGACGAGATCCGCGAGGCCGGCACCGTGTTCGGTGCGGAAGCCGCGGCCGACGACCTGGTGGCCGAGCAGCAGCAAGCGCTCGCGGCGCTCTCGCCCTCCACCGCGGGCCTGACCGCGCTCTGGTACTCCTCTGGCACCGACACGCCGTATGTCGGGGCGGGCATCGGCGCCCCGCAGATGATGCTGGAGGCCGCTGGTCTGACGAACGTGGCGGCGAATGTCGCGGACACCTGGGCCTCGCTCGGCTGGGAGTCGATCATCGACGCCAATCCCGACGTGATCGTTCTGGTGGACGCCAGCTGGAACACCGCAGCTTCGAAGATCGAGATGCTCACCGCCAACCCGGTGACCGCGCAACTGAGCGCGGTGGCCGAGCGCAGGTTCATCACGGTGCCGTTCGCAGCCGGTGAGGCGGGGGTGCGCAACGTCGAGGCGGTGCGGTCGATCCTCGACCAGCTGGCCGCGCTGGATGCCCGCTAA
- the cofD gene encoding 2-phospho-L-lactate transferase yields the protein MRIAVLAGGVGGAKFVRGVRHAMPDADIRVVVNTGDDLWLTGVRVCPDLDSIMYALAGVNDTERGWGRAGESERVSAELAAYGVGWPWFTLGDLDLGTHLARTSLLRDGLTLTAATERLAARWPIGVTLLPMSDQPVETHVRVADGLVHFEEWWVRHRAAVPALGFEQLGVQSASPTPEVLTAIAEADAVLLAPSNPVVSIGTILGVPGMRDALATTPAPVVGVSPIIGGAALRGMAAECLAAIGVAVSADAVARHYGARSSGGLLDGWLVDTADAAAVDELIGDGIRAAARPLYLTTLDESAAIVRSALELGLPRR from the coding sequence ATCAGAATCGCCGTGCTGGCCGGGGGCGTGGGCGGCGCCAAGTTCGTGCGCGGGGTGCGGCACGCAATGCCGGATGCCGACATCCGGGTGGTCGTCAACACCGGGGACGACCTGTGGCTGACCGGGGTGCGGGTCTGCCCCGACCTGGACTCGATCATGTACGCGCTCGCCGGCGTGAACGACACCGAACGCGGCTGGGGACGGGCGGGCGAGAGCGAGCGGGTGTCCGCGGAGCTGGCGGCGTACGGGGTGGGCTGGCCGTGGTTCACGCTCGGCGACCTCGACTTGGGCACCCACCTGGCTCGCACCAGCCTGCTGCGCGACGGGCTGACCCTGACCGCGGCGACCGAGCGCCTCGCCGCCCGTTGGCCGATCGGCGTGACCCTGCTGCCGATGAGCGATCAGCCGGTGGAGACGCACGTGCGGGTCGCGGACGGGCTGGTCCACTTCGAGGAGTGGTGGGTTCGGCACCGCGCAGCCGTGCCGGCGCTCGGATTCGAGCAACTGGGCGTGCAGTCTGCCTCGCCGACGCCGGAGGTGCTCACGGCGATCGCCGAGGCCGACGCGGTGCTGCTCGCCCCGTCGAATCCCGTGGTGTCGATCGGCACGATCCTGGGGGTGCCCGGCATGCGGGACGCGCTCGCCACCACGCCGGCACCGGTCGTGGGCGTGTCGCCGATCATCGGCGGAGCCGCCCTGCGCGGCATGGCCGCCGAGTGCCTGGCCGCGATCGGGGTCGCGGTGAGCGCGGATGCCGTGGCGCGGCACTACGGAGCCCGATCCTCCGGCGGCCTGCTGGACGGCTGGCTGGTGGACACTGCGGATGCCGCGGCGGTCGACGAGCTCATCGGTGACGGGATCCGCGCGGCGGCGAGACCGCTCTACCTGACCACCCTCGACGAATCGGCCGCGATCGTGAGATCCGCGCTGGAGTTGGGGCTGCCCCGCCGCTGA
- the msuE gene encoding FMN reductase, translating to MASVSTSTLDRPLSVVGVSGSLQTPSKTTALVTEIIASLGRQRPIDPHLIELERIGPDLAGAISRAQLPESVEEELRRIETADLLVVASPVYRASFSGLFKHLFDFVGQYDLVDTPVLLAATGGSDRHALIIEHQLRPLFGFFQAVTLPLGVYACDSDFTDYRVANPELLTRIDLAVARAQPLIRPEPVVVDRPAWF from the coding sequence ATGGCTTCCGTATCGACCAGCACCCTCGACCGCCCGCTCTCCGTGGTCGGCGTCTCGGGCAGCCTGCAGACCCCGTCGAAGACGACGGCGCTGGTCACCGAGATCATCGCCAGCCTCGGTCGGCAACGCCCCATCGACCCTCACCTGATCGAGCTCGAGCGGATCGGCCCTGACCTCGCCGGGGCGATCAGCCGCGCACAGCTGCCAGAGTCGGTGGAGGAGGAACTGCGCCGGATCGAGACCGCCGACCTGCTCGTGGTCGCGAGCCCGGTGTACCGGGCCTCGTTCAGCGGCCTGTTCAAGCACCTGTTCGACTTCGTCGGCCAGTACGACCTCGTCGATACCCCGGTGCTGCTCGCCGCCACCGGGGGCAGCGACCGGCACGCGCTGATCATCGAGCACCAGCTGCGGCCGCTGTTCGGCTTCTTCCAGGCGGTGACCCTGCCGCTCGGCGTGTACGCCTGCGATTCCGACTTCACCGACTATCGCGTGGCGAACCCGGAGCTGCTCACCAGAATCGACCTCGCGGTGGCCCGCGCGCAGCCGCTGATCAGGCCGGAGCCCGTGGTCGTCGACCGCCCGGCGTGGTTCTGA
- a CDS encoding iron chelate uptake ABC transporter family permease subunit — protein MTTTTVRSEPWRDDRAHRRARAARIGLTLTALVVMVAAASLAVGAYTLSLPDLIATLAGQGEARDNFIIFGLRLPRLLLGALVGAAFAISGALFQTLLKNPLASPDIIGISGGASAAAAGSILILGLGGAAVPVAAFLGALVAATAIYLLAWRGGVTGYRFVLIGVGVAFMVQAVLGYLITRGDVRDVQQALVWMVGGIGGAAWADIAVLALALAVLLPALGLLAPRLRMLQLGDETAGGLGVRVESTRLALLLIAVALAAVATAFAGPVAFVAFVSAPIARRIVGAGSLALLPSALVGMLLVTAADFAAQHLLPGTLQVPVGIVTGVIGAPYLLWLLATANRRGRGA, from the coding sequence ATGACCACGACAACCGTGCGCAGCGAGCCTTGGCGCGACGACCGAGCACACCGCAGGGCACGCGCCGCCCGCATCGGACTGACCCTCACGGCGCTTGTCGTCATGGTCGCCGCGGCCAGCCTCGCGGTGGGCGCATACACGCTGTCACTGCCCGACCTGATCGCCACCCTGGCCGGGCAGGGTGAGGCACGCGACAACTTCATCATCTTCGGGTTGCGGTTACCGCGGCTGCTGCTCGGCGCGCTCGTCGGCGCGGCGTTCGCGATCTCGGGAGCCCTGTTCCAGACGCTGCTGAAGAACCCGCTCGCCAGCCCTGACATCATCGGCATCAGCGGGGGAGCGAGCGCGGCCGCGGCGGGAAGCATCCTGATCCTGGGCCTCGGCGGCGCGGCGGTGCCGGTGGCGGCGTTCCTCGGTGCGCTGGTGGCGGCGACCGCGATCTACCTGCTCGCCTGGCGCGGTGGCGTCACCGGTTACCGGTTCGTGCTGATCGGCGTCGGTGTTGCGTTCATGGTGCAGGCCGTGCTCGGCTACCTGATTACCCGCGGTGACGTGCGCGACGTGCAGCAGGCGCTGGTCTGGATGGTGGGCGGCATCGGCGGCGCTGCCTGGGCCGACATCGCCGTGCTCGCGCTCGCCCTGGCGGTGCTGCTGCCGGCGCTTGGCCTGCTCGCCCCACGGCTGCGGATGCTGCAGCTCGGCGACGAGACGGCTGGCGGACTCGGGGTGAGGGTCGAATCCACCCGGCTCGCCCTGCTGCTGATCGCGGTGGCGCTCGCCGCGGTCGCCACGGCGTTCGCCGGTCCGGTGGCGTTCGTCGCGTTCGTGTCTGCGCCGATCGCCAGGCGGATTGTCGGTGCGGGGTCGCTCGCGCTGCTGCCGAGCGCGCTGGTCGGCATGCTGCTCGTGACCGCCGCGGACTTCGCCGCGCAGCACCTGCTGCCCGGCACGCTGCAGGTGCCGGTCGGAATCGTCACCGGGGTCATCGGCGCCCCATACCTGCTGTGGCTGCTGGCCACCGCCAACAGGAGAGGACGCGGCGCATGA
- a CDS encoding LLM class flavin-dependent oxidoreductase yields the protein MARQIRFNAFDMNCVAHQSSGLWRHPNDQSSRYKDLDYWTELAKLLERGTFDGIFIADVLGTYDVYGGSNEAAIRHAAQVPVNDPLMLVSAMAHVTENLGFGVTAGTAYEHPYPFARRMSTLDHLTKGRVGWNVVTGYLPSAARNMGQDDQLEHDDRYAYADEYLEVLYKLWEGSWEDDAVVRDRESGVFTDPAKVHPINHQGKHFTVPGIHISEPSPQRTPVIYQAGASPRGIAFAAGNAEAIFVAAPTKEVLASSVKRIRDALEAAGRDRYSARIYTLLTIITDETPEKARAKFEDYLSYASPEGALVFMSGWMGIDLSQYDLDEPVGNVKSNAIQSVIANFQESAEVHGREFTVRDIAEHGAIGGLGPFIVGSGAEIADQLQEWVAETDVDGFNLAYAITPGTFEDVVTYVVPELRKRGVYPEEYATGTLRNKLFGHGDRLPESHRGAQYRVRTAATSQP from the coding sequence ATGGCTAGGCAGATCCGATTCAACGCTTTCGACATGAACTGCGTCGCCCACCAGTCCTCCGGGCTGTGGCGGCACCCGAACGACCAGTCGTCCCGGTACAAGGACCTCGACTACTGGACCGAGCTCGCGAAGCTGCTCGAACGCGGCACCTTCGACGGCATCTTCATCGCCGACGTGCTCGGCACGTACGACGTCTACGGCGGCAGCAACGAGGCCGCCATCCGTCACGCCGCCCAGGTGCCCGTGAACGACCCGCTGATGCTGGTGTCGGCCATGGCGCACGTGACCGAGAACCTCGGCTTCGGAGTGACCGCCGGCACTGCATACGAACATCCGTACCCGTTCGCCAGACGGATGTCGACCCTCGACCACCTGACCAAGGGCCGGGTCGGCTGGAACGTGGTCACCGGGTACCTGCCCTCCGCGGCCCGCAACATGGGCCAGGATGACCAGCTCGAACACGACGACCGCTACGCGTACGCCGACGAGTACCTGGAGGTGCTGTACAAGCTGTGGGAGGGCTCCTGGGAAGATGACGCCGTGGTGCGCGACCGGGAGAGCGGTGTCTTCACCGACCCGGCGAAGGTGCACCCGATCAACCATCAGGGCAAGCACTTCACAGTTCCCGGCATCCACATCTCTGAGCCGTCGCCGCAGCGCACCCCGGTGATCTACCAGGCCGGCGCTTCGCCGCGCGGGATCGCGTTCGCGGCAGGGAACGCGGAGGCGATCTTCGTGGCCGCCCCCACCAAGGAGGTGCTGGCCAGCTCGGTGAAGCGCATCCGGGACGCGTTGGAGGCTGCCGGCCGTGATCGGTACTCGGCCCGCATCTACACGCTGCTGACGATCATCACCGATGAGACGCCGGAGAAGGCGCGCGCCAAGTTCGAGGACTACCTGTCCTACGCCAGCCCGGAGGGCGCACTGGTGTTCATGTCCGGCTGGATGGGCATCGACCTGTCCCAGTACGACCTGGACGAGCCGGTGGGCAATGTGAAGAGCAATGCGATCCAGTCGGTGATCGCGAACTTCCAGGAGTCGGCCGAGGTGCACGGCCGCGAGTTCACCGTGCGGGATATCGCCGAGCACGGTGCGATCGGCGGGCTGGGGCCGTTCATCGTGGGCTCCGGTGCTGAGATCGCCGACCAGTTGCAGGAGTGGGTGGCCGAGACGGATGTCGACGGCTTCAACCTCGCCTACGCGATCACGCCGGGAACGTTCGAGGACGTCGTCACCTACGTGGTTCCAGAGCTTCGCAAGCGCGGCGTGTACCCGGAGGAGTACGCCACCGGAACGCTTCGGAACAAGCTGTTCGGGCACGGTGACCGGTTGCCCGAGTCGCACCGCGGCGCCCAGTACCGGGTGCGGACGGCGGCCACGTCACAGCCCTGA